One Oryzomonas sagensis DNA segment encodes these proteins:
- a CDS encoding tetratricopeptide repeat protein, translating into MDIESCYQLGALLKERGDLPGAERCFRRIVEQAPELPDPQHSLGVVLQLQERLSEAIEHYRAAIALDPCFVKARYNLATALWRSGSYQEAMACARKTIDLDPAHAEAHGLLGQLALLTGDLGHGWDEYEWRWDTREGSTKKQDLGRPQWDGSPLAGRTLLIHMEQGRGDMIQFIRYAPLAAATGGRVVVCALRELVALLATVEGISQVVDRQGPLPEFDVHIPVLSLPRVLGTTLETVPNRVPYLRPDPAKVAAWRQLMPANGRVRAGLVWAGQEKPDPFRSMPLSACAPLLSLPHVDIYSLQMGRGVEEMASLPAGCAIIDHTARISDFADTAALIANLDLVITIDTAVAHLAGALGKPVWALLPFVPDWRWLLARDDSPWYPTMRLFRQRSPGDWPDVVERVREALGQQFGSPAFHNQRGIALLQAGQAGEAEQAFSAAIACAPDYAEAHSNLGATYDNQKRYGEALASYRTALALRPDFVQALFNMGNVHRELGELAEARRCYEQVRELSPGLLQADLCLAQIWKEERDFARARGCVERVLALRPDDASALHSLGEICQAEERFPEAIEAYQRALAIEPGNVKSQNMLGMVFHLVGSLEAAEECYRKALAAKPDALTVLNNLGAVYQSQGRFPESVAVLRQAVAVDPSYAEAHWNLALSLLAGGEYREGWLEYEWRFKKSNPVPERHFDRPRWDGSPLGGRTILLHCEQGFGDTLQFIRYATLVAQRGGRVVVECQTPALKRLIAGVAGVSDVIAAGEALPSMDCHAHLLSLPLIFQTTVGTIPADVPYLRADPADRAVWRGRLGSAESLKVGLVWSGRQNLVLNRKRTCNLSTFAPLAAVPNVTFYSLQVGDGAEQAAEAPAGLHLVDLTAHIRDFADTAALIADLDLVVTIDTSVAHLAGAMAKPTWVLLPHVADWRWLANREDSPWYPGMRLFRQSVPGDWQGVVRSVAAALEQYRNATSPVAPGPAFLNAPSPGEASAGAAVTCPQTPPGPAKRPRGLKVGLAWSGRQNKALNRKRSCPLAAFTPLADVPNVTFYSLQVGGGADLAVEAPPGMALLDLTGHIHDFEDTAAFIANLDLIITIDTSVAHLAGAMGKPAWVLLPYAADWRWLTTGEGSPWYPGVRLFRQPDLGAWDAVIRAVAEALNERASGGRVECPPQPRCPGPARFSEERAWLERSLDGYLRERALNPSDPVAHLNAGAALGLLGRHREAIPHYRRALALSPEHVQAHLNLAFSLLALGEFAEGWRHHEWRHGMVDSQLPPWPLLQRSGLGKHPGGQRLLVHSEQGYGDTIQFIRFIPRLADLGYCVTVTCQPELATLVGSVRGVSRVVPHGELLPVCDLQVLLLSLPYLFGTTRETLPDEVPYLAPRPQQVVLWHNRLCGSSATGGDRPRL; encoded by the coding sequence ATGGATATCGAATCATGCTATCAGCTCGGAGCGCTGCTCAAGGAACGGGGAGACCTCCCCGGGGCGGAGCGTTGCTTCAGGCGGATCGTGGAACAGGCCCCCGAGCTCCCGGACCCGCAGCACAGCCTGGGGGTCGTGCTGCAACTTCAGGAGAGGCTGTCGGAGGCCATCGAGCACTATCGGGCCGCCATCGCCCTCGATCCCTGTTTTGTGAAGGCCCGCTACAACCTGGCCACGGCCCTCTGGCGGAGCGGTTCGTACCAGGAGGCAATGGCTTGTGCCCGCAAGACCATAGACCTCGATCCGGCACATGCCGAGGCCCACGGGCTGCTCGGGCAACTCGCCCTCCTGACCGGAGATCTCGGCCACGGGTGGGATGAGTACGAGTGGCGCTGGGACACGAGAGAGGGCAGTACCAAGAAACAGGACCTGGGCCGGCCCCAGTGGGATGGTTCTCCGTTGGCGGGTAGAACGCTCTTGATCCATATGGAGCAGGGGCGGGGCGATATGATCCAGTTTATCCGGTATGCCCCGCTGGCGGCAGCCACGGGAGGACGGGTCGTCGTCTGCGCCCTCCGGGAACTGGTGGCGCTTTTGGCAACCGTCGAGGGGATAAGCCAGGTCGTGGATCGCCAAGGGCCGTTGCCGGAGTTCGATGTCCACATCCCCGTACTCAGTCTCCCCCGCGTTTTGGGGACGACCCTGGAAACGGTTCCCAACCGGGTTCCCTATCTGAGGCCGGACCCGGCAAAGGTCGCGGCGTGGCGGCAGCTCATGCCGGCCAACGGGCGGGTGCGCGCCGGCCTGGTCTGGGCCGGCCAGGAAAAACCGGACCCCTTCCGTTCCATGCCCCTGAGCGCGTGTGCCCCGCTCCTTTCCCTCCCGCACGTGGACATCTACTCGCTGCAAATGGGCAGGGGCGTGGAGGAGATGGCGTCTCTCCCGGCGGGGTGCGCGATCATCGATCACACCGCACGGATTTCCGATTTTGCCGATACCGCGGCACTGATCGCCAATCTCGACCTGGTCATCACCATCGACACTGCCGTGGCCCATCTGGCCGGCGCACTCGGCAAGCCGGTCTGGGCATTGTTGCCGTTCGTGCCGGACTGGCGCTGGCTGCTGGCGCGTGACGACTCCCCCTGGTATCCCACCATGCGCCTGTTCCGGCAACGGTCTCCCGGAGATTGGCCCGATGTCGTGGAACGGGTTCGGGAAGCGCTGGGGCAGCAGTTCGGCAGCCCTGCCTTCCATAATCAGCGGGGCATTGCACTGTTGCAGGCAGGGCAAGCCGGAGAGGCCGAGCAGGCCTTTTCCGCGGCCATTGCCTGCGCCCCGGATTATGCCGAGGCCCACAGCAATCTCGGGGCAACCTACGATAACCAAAAGAGATACGGGGAGGCGCTCGCCAGTTACCGGACCGCCCTCGCGCTCAGACCTGATTTCGTCCAGGCCCTGTTCAACATGGGCAATGTCCATCGGGAGTTGGGTGAGCTTGCCGAGGCGCGGCGTTGCTACGAACAGGTTCGGGAGTTGTCGCCGGGCCTGCTGCAAGCAGACCTCTGCCTGGCGCAGATCTGGAAGGAAGAGCGGGACTTCGCGCGGGCACGCGGCTGCGTGGAGCGGGTACTGGCGCTCAGGCCCGATGACGCCTCTGCCCTGCACAGCCTGGGAGAAATCTGTCAGGCCGAGGAACGGTTTCCGGAGGCGATCGAGGCCTACCAGCGGGCGTTGGCGATCGAGCCGGGCAACGTCAAATCACAGAATATGCTCGGCATGGTCTTTCACCTGGTCGGCAGTCTCGAGGCCGCTGAGGAGTGTTACCGGAAAGCGCTCGCAGCCAAGCCCGACGCCCTGACGGTGCTCAACAACCTGGGGGCCGTCTATCAATCCCAAGGGCGATTTCCCGAATCGGTGGCCGTGCTGCGCCAGGCTGTTGCCGTTGATCCCTCCTATGCGGAGGCGCACTGGAACCTGGCGCTGTCGCTCCTTGCCGGTGGCGAGTACCGCGAGGGGTGGCTGGAGTACGAATGGCGCTTCAAAAAATCCAATCCGGTCCCGGAACGTCATTTTGACCGACCCCGCTGGGATGGTTCCCCCCTTGGCGGCAGGACCATTCTGCTCCATTGCGAGCAGGGATTCGGCGATACCCTGCAGTTCATCCGCTACGCGACGCTGGTCGCACAGCGGGGGGGGCGTGTCGTTGTGGAGTGCCAGACGCCGGCACTGAAGCGTCTGATCGCGGGCGTTGCCGGCGTCTCTGACGTCATTGCCGCCGGTGAGGCCTTGCCGAGCATGGACTGCCATGCCCATCTCCTGTCACTGCCGCTGATCTTCCAAACAACGGTGGGCACCATACCGGCTGACGTCCCCTACCTCCGTGCCGATCCGGCGGATAGGGCAGTCTGGCGCGGCCGCTTGGGATCGGCCGAATCCCTGAAGGTCGGCCTGGTCTGGTCCGGCCGCCAAAACCTGGTGCTCAACAGGAAGCGCACCTGTAATTTGAGCACCTTTGCGCCCTTGGCCGCCGTCCCGAACGTGACCTTTTACAGCCTCCAGGTGGGCGATGGCGCCGAACAAGCGGCTGAAGCGCCTGCCGGCCTGCACCTGGTTGACCTTACCGCCCATATACGGGATTTTGCCGACACTGCCGCCTTGATTGCCGACCTGGACCTGGTCGTCACCATCGATACCTCGGTCGCACACCTGGCCGGCGCGATGGCCAAGCCGACCTGGGTGCTTCTTCCCCATGTGGCTGATTGGCGCTGGCTGGCGAACCGTGAAGATTCCCCCTGGTATCCGGGTATGCGCCTCTTCCGGCAATCGGTTCCGGGCGATTGGCAGGGGGTGGTGCGATCGGTCGCAGCGGCACTGGAACAGTATCGCAACGCAACTTCACCGGTGGCGCCGGGCCCGGCTTTTTTGAACGCCCCCTCTCCGGGTGAAGCAAGCGCCGGCGCGGCCGTCACGTGTCCGCAGACGCCGCCGGGACCGGCGAAGCGCCCCCGTGGGCTCAAGGTGGGGCTGGCCTGGTCGGGGCGCCAGAACAAGGCGCTCAACCGCAAGCGCTCATGCCCGTTGGCCGCCTTTACGCCGCTCGCAGATGTCCCGAACGTGACCTTTTACAGCCTGCAAGTGGGCGGCGGGGCGGACCTGGCTGTAGAGGCCCCGCCCGGCATGGCGCTTTTGGACCTCACCGGGCATATCCATGATTTTGAGGATACGGCGGCGTTTATCGCGAATCTGGATTTGATCATAACCATCGACACCTCTGTCGCCCATCTGGCAGGAGCGATGGGCAAGCCGGCATGGGTGCTCCTCCCCTATGCCGCCGACTGGCGCTGGTTGACAACAGGTGAGGGCAGCCCCTGGTATCCTGGCGTTCGCCTGTTCCGCCAGCCGGACCTCGGTGCATGGGATGCGGTGATCCGGGCGGTTGCCGAGGCCCTGAACGAACGTGCTTCCGGCGGGAGGGTCGAATGCCCCCCGCAGCCGCGATGCCCCGGGCCGGCGCGGTTTTCTGAGGAGCGGGCCTGGCTGGAACGCTCCCTTGACGGATACCTGCGGGAACGTGCCTTGAATCCGTCCGACCCGGTCGCCCACCTGAATGCGGGAGCGGCGCTGGGGTTGCTCGGCAGGCACCGGGAGGCGATCCCCCACTACCGGAGAGCGTTGGCACTGTCGCCGGAACATGTGCAGGCACACCTGAACCTTGCCTTTTCCCTGCTGGCCCTGGGAGAATTTGCCGAAGGATGGCGCCACCACGAATGGCGCCACGGCATGGTCGATTCGCAGCTCCCCCCCTGGCCGCTGCTCCAACGATCGGGCCTGGGGAAACACCCGGGGGGGCAAAGGCTCCTCGTACACAGTGAACAGGGGTATGGCGATACCATTCAGTTCATCCGCTTCATTCCGCGCCTCGCAGACCTGGGATACTGCGTGACGGTAACGTGCCAACCGGAACTGGCGACGCTCGTCGGTTCGGTGCGGGGGGTCTCCCGGGTCGTGCCGCATGGGGAGTTGCTTCCCGTGTGCGATCTGCAGGTACTGCTTCTCAGCCTCCCCTACCTGTTCGGCACGACCCGGGAGACACTGCCGGACGAGGTGCCGTATCTCGCACCTCGCCCGCAGCAGGTCGTTCTGTGGCATAACCGTTTGTGCGGATCATCCGCGACGGGAGGGGACCGACCCCGATTGTAA
- the flaF gene encoding flagellar biosynthesis regulator FlaF, translated as MYQNPVDAYTTMQKESLSGRELEASVLSRAALMLKQVQENWDASDRDAKLREAIKFNQKVWSFFQAELSSPENPLPRNLKEDILNLSLFVDNHLFNVLAFPDPEKLSIVIDINFNIATGLRTKPAEQ; from the coding sequence ATGTATCAAAATCCTGTTGATGCCTACACAACAATGCAGAAGGAGTCGCTCAGCGGAAGGGAACTGGAGGCGTCGGTGCTCTCCCGTGCCGCTCTCATGCTGAAACAGGTGCAGGAGAATTGGGATGCGTCAGATCGTGACGCGAAACTAAGAGAGGCGATAAAGTTCAACCAGAAGGTCTGGAGCTTCTTCCAGGCCGAGTTGAGCAGTCCCGAAAACCCGCTCCCGCGAAATCTGAAGGAGGACATCCTTAACCTCAGCCTCTTCGTAGATAATCACCTTTTTAATGTTTTGGCCTTTCCCGACCCCGAAAAACTCTCCATCGTCATCGATATCAACTTCAACATCGCCACCGGCCTGCGGACCAAACCGGCCGAGCAATAA
- the trxB gene encoding thioredoxin-disulfide reductase has product MEAEHHQLIILGAGPAGYTAAIYAARANLSPLIITGLQPGGQLTTTTEVDNWPGEYGGVQGPDLMERMRQHAERFNTRMVLDNIKRADLLQRPFVLEGDSATYTCDALIIATGASAKYLGLPSEQAFKGKGVSACATCDGFFYRGKDVAVIGGGSTAVEEALYLSNIARHVTVVHRREQFRAEKIMADRLIEKTKNGNVTIEWLHVLDEVLGDAGGVTGIRIRHRSGSTKELPVHGVFIAIGHTPNTSIFEGQLDMENGYIRTKCSLEGNLTATNIEGVFAAGDVQDYIYRQAITSAGTGCMAALDAEKYLETLRK; this is encoded by the coding sequence ATGGAGGCAGAGCACCATCAATTGATCATTCTCGGCGCCGGGCCGGCCGGCTACACCGCGGCCATTTACGCCGCACGGGCCAACCTGAGCCCCCTTATCATAACCGGATTGCAGCCGGGCGGGCAGTTGACCACGACGACAGAGGTCGATAACTGGCCGGGAGAATATGGAGGGGTCCAGGGGCCCGACCTTATGGAGCGCATGCGGCAGCACGCGGAACGGTTCAACACGCGCATGGTCCTCGACAACATCAAACGCGCCGACCTGCTCCAGAGGCCGTTCGTGCTTGAAGGGGACAGTGCCACCTATACCTGCGATGCCCTGATCATCGCCACCGGCGCCTCGGCCAAGTACCTGGGGCTCCCATCCGAGCAGGCCTTCAAGGGAAAAGGCGTTTCCGCCTGCGCCACCTGCGACGGTTTTTTCTACCGCGGCAAGGACGTGGCGGTTATCGGCGGCGGCAGTACCGCGGTCGAGGAGGCGCTCTACCTTTCCAACATCGCCCGCCACGTGACGGTGGTGCATCGCCGTGAGCAGTTCCGCGCCGAAAAGATTATGGCTGACCGGCTGATCGAAAAGACGAAGAACGGCAACGTTACGATCGAATGGCTCCATGTCCTGGACGAGGTCCTGGGGGACGCCGGAGGCGTGACCGGCATCCGTATCCGCCATCGCAGCGGCTCGACCAAGGAGCTGCCGGTCCACGGCGTGTTCATCGCCATCGGCCACACGCCTAACACAAGCATCTTCGAGGGGCAGCTGGATATGGAGAATGGCTATATCCGGACCAAGTGCAGCCTCGAGGGGAATCTCACGGCCACCAACATCGAGGGGGTCTTCGCCGCCGGCGATGTGCAGGACTACATCTATCGCCAGGCGATCACGTCGGCAGGGACCGGCTGCATGGCTGCGCTGGACGCCGAAAAGTATCTGGAAACACTTCGCAAGTAA
- a CDS encoding flagellar biosynthesis repressor FlbT, which yields MPLKLTLKPQEKVIIGGAVVKNGASTAHFTIENNVPVLRQADILTEAEATTPCRRIYLALQLMYIDEGNCAVTLPILSALVDELLEAVPSMKELISKMNQYTLNKEYYQALKQAKKLIAYEEELLINVSKSC from the coding sequence ATGCCACTGAAACTCACCCTCAAGCCCCAAGAGAAGGTCATTATCGGAGGCGCCGTCGTCAAGAACGGGGCTTCTACCGCTCATTTCACCATCGAAAACAACGTCCCTGTCCTGAGGCAGGCGGATATCCTCACCGAAGCAGAGGCGACGACACCGTGTCGCCGGATCTATCTTGCCCTCCAGCTCATGTACATTGACGAGGGAAATTGCGCCGTCACGCTCCCCATTTTGAGCGCCCTCGTCGATGAGTTGCTGGAGGCCGTACCAAGCATGAAAGAGTTGATTTCAAAGATGAATCAGTATACCCTGAACAAAGAATACTACCAGGCGCTGAAACAGGCCAAGAAACTCATCGCCTATGAAGAGGAGCTCCTAATCAATGTATCAAAATCCTGTTGA
- a CDS encoding flagellin, with product MAINDISLTSGMRNNLLALQQTSSAVSQTQQRLSSGKKVNSALDNPTNFFAAQSETQRASDLNDRKDGMSEAVQTIQAANAGITGITALIQSAKGLASQAASTNDTTAQATYYSQFLSITSQITTLASDSGYRGTNLLTNGTLSIEFGQKTGDSNLTISGVNGSAAGLGVSASATWVGSTADATSTSAFMDNALSTLRSNASTLASNLSVITTRQDFTTSMINTLQTGADNLTLADMNQESANMLALQTRQSLGTTALSLSSQAAQSVLKLF from the coding sequence ATGGCAATCAATGATATTTCTCTCACATCGGGCATGCGGAACAACCTCCTCGCACTTCAGCAGACTTCGTCTGCAGTCTCGCAGACCCAGCAGCGCCTGAGCAGCGGCAAGAAGGTTAACTCCGCCCTTGACAACCCCACCAACTTTTTTGCAGCTCAGTCGGAAACCCAGCGCGCCAGCGACCTGAACGACCGTAAGGACGGCATGAGCGAAGCGGTCCAGACCATCCAGGCTGCCAACGCCGGCATCACGGGCATCACCGCCCTGATCCAGTCGGCCAAAGGTCTGGCCAGCCAGGCTGCATCGACCAACGACACCACCGCTCAGGCAACCTACTACTCCCAGTTCCTGTCGATCACCTCGCAGATCACCACGTTGGCCAGCGACTCCGGCTACCGCGGCACCAACCTGCTGACCAACGGCACGCTCTCCATCGAGTTCGGCCAGAAGACCGGCGACTCCAACCTCACCATCAGTGGTGTCAACGGCTCTGCCGCTGGCCTGGGTGTCAGCGCCAGCGCTACGTGGGTTGGCTCGACGGCCGATGCTACGTCCACTTCTGCATTCATGGACAACGCCCTCAGCACGCTGCGTTCCAACGCTTCTACCCTGGCCAGTAACCTGTCCGTCATCACGACCCGCCAGGACTTCACCACCAGCATGATCAACACGCTGCAGACCGGCGCCGACAACCTGACCCTGGCCGATATGAACCAGGAAAGCGCCAACATGCTGGCACTTCAGACCCGTCAGTCTCTGGGCACCACCGCCCTGAGCCTCTCGTCTCAGGCAGCCCAGTCTGTTCTCAAACTCTTCTAG
- the ilvA gene encoding threonine ammonia-lyase has translation MPFYELIQEAYDRLRKRVRRTELIYSHHYTERLGAPLFFKCENLQRTGSFKIRGALNFMTAQTKEALKHGVITASAGNHAQGVAFSADLLGVKATIYMPEITPPQKVQATRDYGADIVLIGKNFDESCEAAQEAQRATGALFVHPFDDDLVMAGQGTIALEILEELPDVQNLLIPVGGGGLIAGMAAAVRERAPHVRIVGVESTAAPSMSASFAAGAPCEVPVKVTLADGIAVKRPGQLTVPIIRACVDEIVQVEEEEIAQSIVSLLERTKLLVEGAGAVPLAAVLHGKVRNLKGKTLCLLSGGNIDVKTIALVVERGLLAAGRYLKLTIELDDLPGALARLATDIAETRANIFHISHDRRSKSLALGRTDVSLELETRGFEHMRKVIECLERKGYALTVE, from the coding sequence ATGCCCTTTTACGAGCTCATACAGGAAGCCTACGACCGCCTCAGGAAACGCGTCCGCCGCACGGAACTGATCTACTCGCACCACTATACCGAGAGATTGGGTGCGCCGCTGTTCTTCAAGTGCGAAAACCTCCAACGTACCGGTTCCTTCAAGATCAGGGGGGCTCTCAACTTCATGACCGCCCAGACGAAGGAGGCCCTGAAGCATGGCGTCATTACCGCATCGGCGGGAAATCATGCCCAGGGCGTGGCCTTTTCGGCGGACCTGTTGGGCGTCAAGGCGACCATCTACATGCCGGAGATCACCCCGCCCCAAAAGGTTCAGGCCACCCGCGACTACGGCGCCGACATCGTGCTGATCGGGAAAAATTTCGATGAATCCTGCGAAGCGGCGCAGGAGGCCCAACGTGCCACCGGCGCCCTTTTCGTGCACCCCTTCGACGATGACCTGGTCATGGCTGGCCAGGGCACCATAGCCCTGGAGATACTGGAAGAGTTGCCGGACGTGCAAAACCTGCTGATCCCGGTAGGGGGAGGCGGCTTGATAGCCGGCATGGCGGCGGCGGTGCGGGAGCGCGCACCCCATGTCCGCATCGTCGGCGTCGAATCCACGGCCGCCCCGTCCATGTCGGCCTCGTTTGCGGCAGGCGCTCCCTGTGAGGTGCCGGTAAAGGTGACACTCGCCGACGGCATTGCCGTAAAGCGCCCGGGGCAGCTGACGGTGCCCATCATCCGCGCCTGTGTCGATGAAATCGTTCAGGTGGAGGAAGAGGAAATCGCCCAGTCCATCGTATCGCTCCTGGAACGGACGAAACTGCTGGTGGAGGGAGCCGGCGCCGTTCCCCTGGCGGCGGTGCTGCACGGCAAGGTACGGAATCTGAAAGGCAAGACCCTCTGCCTGCTGTCAGGCGGCAATATCGATGTCAAGACCATCGCGCTCGTTGTGGAACGGGGGCTGCTGGCTGCGGGGCGCTACCTGAAGCTGACGATTGAGCTCGATGACCTCCCCGGAGCGTTGGCCCGGTTAGCCACGGATATCGCAGAAACACGCGCAAATATATTCCACATCAGCCACGACAGACGTTCCAAATCATTGGCCCTCGGCAGAACCGACGTCTCGCTCGAACTCGAAACCCGCGGCTTCGAACATATGCGCAAGGTAATCGAGTGTCTCGAAAGGAAGGGATACGCCCTTACGGTCGAATAG
- a CDS encoding cytochrome c3 family protein gives MNSTSIIGALMALIATVLIIAFLLLEAFTGLENPYMGMFVYFAFPGMLIVGLLLIPAGAWRVRSRFRKHPELGIPRLPRLDLNDPHTLKLSIFFILASVVFIIVVGTASIKGFEFTESTTFCGELCHVVMQPEHTAWSNSPHAKVKCVECHVGPGAEWYVRAKLSGLRQVWAVLTHSWPTPIGTPIENLRPARSTCEHCHWPEKFYAGRQKIFYHYAPNEDNTPREINMLIKIGGTPKTPNAMGIHWHIGREVTFIPGDKKRLTIPYVAVKGKDGTVTEYMDPSKPLSRDEIAKAAKRIMDCTDCHNKPTHIYYSPGEEMDRNFASNTIDRGLPYIKKVAVDLLEKPYASTEEAVKALDAGIRDYYAKNYPEVAAKKGAAITQAIGQIQNIYKRNYFPKMKVSWKTYPNHIGHFYTAGCFRCHDGKHRSPEGKLISKDCKLCHEVLGQIQENIPTGKKVTEFVHPVDIGNEIYKTNCSECHAAGGYDVPGGGKH, from the coding sequence ATGAACAGCACCAGCATCATCGGGGCACTCATGGCATTGATCGCAACCGTCCTGATCATTGCGTTCCTGCTCCTTGAGGCCTTCACCGGGCTGGAAAACCCCTATATGGGCATGTTTGTCTACTTCGCCTTCCCCGGCATGCTCATCGTTGGCCTGCTCCTCATCCCGGCCGGCGCGTGGCGGGTCCGCAGCCGGTTCCGCAAGCACCCGGAACTGGGCATCCCCCGCTTGCCGCGCCTCGACCTGAACGACCCCCATACCCTGAAGCTTTCCATCTTCTTCATACTGGCGTCGGTGGTCTTTATCATCGTCGTCGGCACAGCGTCCATCAAGGGGTTCGAGTTTACCGAATCAACCACCTTCTGCGGCGAACTCTGCCACGTGGTGATGCAGCCGGAGCATACCGCGTGGTCGAACTCGCCCCATGCGAAGGTAAAATGCGTGGAATGCCACGTCGGCCCCGGCGCCGAATGGTACGTGAGGGCAAAACTCTCGGGCCTGCGCCAGGTCTGGGCGGTCCTGACCCACTCCTGGCCCACGCCGATCGGAACACCCATCGAAAACCTGCGCCCCGCGCGCAGCACCTGCGAACATTGCCACTGGCCCGAGAAATTCTATGCGGGCCGCCAGAAGATCTTCTATCACTACGCCCCGAACGAGGATAACACCCCTCGCGAGATCAACATGCTGATCAAGATCGGCGGCACCCCCAAGACGCCCAACGCCATGGGCATCCACTGGCACATCGGCCGCGAGGTGACCTTCATCCCCGGCGACAAGAAGCGCCTGACCATCCCCTACGTGGCGGTCAAGGGCAAGGACGGCACGGTCACCGAATACATGGACCCCTCCAAACCGCTTTCACGGGATGAAATCGCCAAGGCGGCCAAGCGTATCATGGATTGCACCGACTGCCACAACAAGCCGACCCATATCTACTATTCCCCGGGCGAGGAGATGGACAGGAACTTCGCATCCAACACCATCGATCGCGGCCTGCCCTACATCAAGAAGGTGGCCGTGGACCTGCTCGAAAAGCCCTACGCAAGTACCGAAGAGGCCGTGAAAGCCCTGGACGCCGGCATCAGGGACTACTACGCGAAAAATTATCCCGAGGTCGCGGCCAAGAAGGGTGCCGCCATCACCCAGGCCATCGGGCAGATCCAGAATATCTACAAGCGTAATTACTTCCCGAAGATGAAGGTGTCGTGGAAGACCTACCCGAATCATATCGGCCATTTCTACACCGCCGGCTGCTTCCGCTGCCATGACGGCAAACACAGGTCGCCCGAGGGGAAACTGATCTCCAAGGATTGCAAGCTCTGTCACGAAGTGCTTGGCCAGATTCAGGAGAATATCCCCACCGGGAAGAAGGTAACCGAATTCGTGCACCCGGTGGACATCGGCAACGAGATCTACAAGACCAATTGCAGCGAGTGTCATGCCGCCGGCGGATACGACGTCCCCGGCGGGGGTAAGCACTAA